In Thermomonas carbonis, a single genomic region encodes these proteins:
- a CDS encoding GNAT family N-acetyltransferase, whose protein sequence is MSDSGIELIERFPGIADYRRLREATGLSPKSEPAASRGLASTTYGVSLLRDGEVVGMGRIVGDGGCFHFVVDIAVLPELQGRGLGKRIMGALDAWLRANAEPTAHVSLFADGQAKHLYAQYGFAESSHSVGMFYRV, encoded by the coding sequence ATGAGCGACAGTGGCATCGAGCTGATCGAGCGGTTTCCCGGCATTGCCGATTACCGCAGGTTGCGCGAGGCGACGGGTTTGTCGCCGAAGTCGGAGCCGGCGGCTTCGCGCGGGCTCGCCAGCACGACTTACGGGGTCAGCCTGTTGCGCGACGGCGAGGTCGTCGGCATGGGCCGCATCGTCGGCGATGGTGGCTGCTTCCACTTCGTCGTCGACATCGCGGTGTTGCCCGAGCTGCAGGGCCGCGGCCTGGGCAAGCGGATCATGGGCGCGCTGGACGCCTGGCTGCGCGCGAATGCCGAGCCCACCGCGCACGTCTCGCTGTTCGCCGATGGCCAGGCGAAACATCTCTACGCGCAATACGGATTCGCCGAGTCCAGCCACTCGGTGGGGATGTTCTATCGGGTCTGA
- a CDS encoding acyl-CoA thioesterase: protein MSGQQRQLIMRFLAEPTDVNYGGKVHGGQVMKWIDQAGYAAAVGWSGKYSVTVAVGGIRFVAPIRISDLVTVETTLVHTGTSSMHFAVDVRARDPMHDAGERLCTHCVIVFVALDGVEGTPVAVPGWIPRDEEDHRLAEYAMQVMALSKDIEQTVARYREAGRKA from the coding sequence ATGAGCGGACAGCAGCGCCAGTTGATCATGCGCTTCCTCGCCGAACCGACCGACGTGAACTACGGCGGCAAGGTCCATGGCGGGCAGGTGATGAAATGGATCGACCAGGCCGGCTATGCGGCGGCGGTGGGCTGGAGCGGCAAGTACAGCGTGACCGTGGCGGTGGGCGGGATCCGTTTCGTCGCGCCCATCCGGATCAGCGACCTGGTCACGGTGGAAACCACCCTGGTCCATACCGGTACCAGTTCCATGCACTTCGCGGTGGACGTGCGGGCGCGCGACCCGATGCACGACGCAGGCGAGCGCTTGTGCACGCATTGCGTGATCGTGTTCGTCGCGCTGGACGGCGTGGAGGGCACGCCGGTCGCGGTGCCGGGCTGGATTCCGCGCGATGAAGAAGACCACCGCCTGGCCGAGTACGCGATGCAGGTGATGGCGCTGAGCAAGGACATCGAGCAGACCGTGGCCCGATACCGCGAGGCCGGCA